A window from Planococcus maritimus encodes these proteins:
- a CDS encoding gamma-glutamyl-gamma-aminobutyrate hydrolase family protein, producing MATENKPVIGITARVEEDQMYSLDPVYANAILRAGGLPLIVPIVDEEDIPLLCERLDGLIVTGGGDINPNIYGEEPHIGLGAVYPGSDKYEAELILNFLKLDKPFMGMCRGMQMFNVAFGGTVYQDLEAQYEGTLYQHKQMAMRTHRTHSVKLEEDSLLYKIMKEKEFHVNSFHHQGVKDVAQGLEVAARAADGLVEALQSPNHQFAMGIQWHPEEFALQGDEASCNIFSYFVNECLIDKKQNQ from the coding sequence GTGGCTACAGAAAATAAACCGGTTATTGGCATTACAGCCCGTGTAGAAGAAGATCAAATGTATTCTTTAGATCCTGTCTATGCTAATGCTATTTTACGTGCAGGCGGGTTGCCGTTGATAGTGCCAATTGTAGATGAAGAAGATATCCCGCTTTTGTGCGAGCGTTTGGATGGTTTGATCGTGACAGGTGGCGGAGACATTAATCCGAATATTTATGGGGAAGAACCCCATATTGGATTGGGTGCAGTTTATCCAGGCAGTGATAAATATGAGGCAGAACTGATCTTGAATTTTCTGAAGTTGGATAAGCCATTTATGGGAATGTGCCGAGGCATGCAGATGTTCAATGTGGCTTTTGGCGGCACCGTTTATCAAGACTTGGAAGCGCAATACGAAGGGACTCTTTACCAACACAAACAAATGGCAATGCGGACACACCGTACGCATTCTGTAAAACTGGAAGAGGATAGCCTGCTTTATAAAATCATGAAAGAAAAAGAGTTTCATGTAAATTCTTTCCATCACCAAGGCGTCAAAGACGTCGCACAAGGCTTAGAAGTGGCAGCCCGTGCGGCAGATGGACTAGTGGAGGCATTGCAGAGCCCAAACCATCAGTTTGCGATGGGCATCCAATGGCATCCCGAAGAATTTGCACTGCAAGGCGATGAAGCATCATGCAATATATTTTCCTACTTCGTTAATGAATGTTTGATAGACAAAAAGCAAAATCAATAA
- a CDS encoding MGMT family protein: MQPFTKKAIEVMKQIPEGKVMSYGQVARSVGSPRAARQVARILHSMSRTYSIPWHRIVNAKGEIVIKDGEGNYTQKLLLEEEGICFEEDGTVSLSRYQYFPDL; the protein is encoded by the coding sequence ATGCAGCCATTTACGAAAAAAGCAATCGAAGTGATGAAACAGATACCGGAAGGAAAAGTAATGTCCTATGGGCAAGTTGCCCGGTCAGTTGGCAGCCCGCGTGCTGCCCGCCAAGTGGCAAGAATTCTTCACAGCATGAGTAGAACATATAGCATTCCCTGGCATAGAATCGTCAACGCAAAGGGTGAAATTGTCATTAAAGACGGGGAAGGAAATTACACTCAAAAGTTGCTGCTCGAAGAAGAAGGTATTTGCTTTGAGGAAGACGGAACTGTTTCTCTCAGCCGCTATCAGTACTTTCCGGATTTGTAA
- a CDS encoding GNAT family N-acetyltransferase, whose protein sequence is MYKLVSIQEHIKWQEILDALDIQDIYYTTQYFLSALKLDPGEAYLFYFQCAEGEVAYPFIKRKVNDQLPHYFDITTPFGYGGPILNIRSNSATLVAKFRETFAGFCKKETIIAEFIRFHPSRGNAEFFKDYLQLLPLHETYSIDLKKWRNNLEAEGEDSAEVEMRKLGTVRHMFEFLVLYYSNARSRDEADSYYFFTNDYFEALVSTLGPNLHLFGAYIEEKLVSSCYVLAMGKTINFHLEGNLPEAKKSHTDRELLAKVAEWGVDNYYEEFHLGGSLDSDLGDAKRAIANIPASTFFIGKCIYDQQLYDQHISLDNEDVIRRYRNI, encoded by the coding sequence ATGTACAAGCTGGTTTCCATACAAGAGCATATCAAATGGCAGGAAATACTTGATGCCTTGGACATACAAGATATTTATTACACGACCCAGTATTTTCTAAGTGCCCTGAAACTGGACCCAGGAGAAGCTTACCTCTTTTATTTTCAATGTGCAGAAGGCGAAGTGGCCTATCCCTTCATCAAAAGAAAAGTAAATGATCAACTTCCTCATTATTTTGATATTACAACACCTTTTGGCTATGGCGGACCTATATTGAACATACGATCTAATAGCGCAACACTAGTAGCGAAATTTAGGGAAACGTTTGCTGGCTTTTGCAAAAAGGAAACCATTATTGCTGAGTTCATTCGGTTTCATCCTTCACGAGGAAATGCAGAGTTTTTTAAGGATTATCTCCAATTATTGCCTTTACACGAAACCTATTCGATTGATTTGAAAAAATGGCGAAATAACCTAGAGGCAGAAGGGGAGGATTCTGCTGAAGTTGAAATGCGCAAGTTGGGAACCGTTCGCCATATGTTCGAGTTTCTGGTTCTTTACTATTCAAATGCCCGAAGTCGTGATGAAGCCGATAGCTATTATTTTTTTACCAATGATTATTTTGAAGCCTTAGTCAGCACGCTTGGGCCGAATCTTCATTTGTTTGGGGCCTATATAGAAGAAAAACTGGTTTCCTCTTGCTATGTTCTGGCAATGGGAAAAACCATTAATTTTCATTTGGAAGGCAATTTACCAGAAGCTAAAAAATCCCACACAGACCGTGAACTATTGGCGAAAGTAGCTGAATGGGGTGTGGATAATTATTACGAAGAATTTCATCTAGGTGGGAGTCTGGACAGCGATTTAGGCGATGCGAAACGGGCGATTGCCAATATTCCGGCTTCCACTTTTTTTATCGGCAAATGCATCTATGACCAGCAACTATACGATCAACATATTTCTTTAGACAACGAAGATGTAATTCGTCGCTATCGCAATATCTAA
- a CDS encoding Wzz/FepE/Etk N-terminal domain-containing protein, translating to MGKQLIGCRLLTCLSRNFRLVAGTTVSTVFAVWLVSVFIYEPEFTATSQVFVEPSSSDAIHGEALALADYQTLEAYQVLAKSPAVLSQVLENTSNSYSMAELHDHIAINRPDNSRILNIVVTAESKNEAAAVANALAYSLQEEVKTLLKVDNVSIVLKAGTSNGALEESSSLSVLLSLAAVAGMLGGILLSFALELVGFARKYAHLGRKKDAQLQTVFK from the coding sequence ATGGGGAAACAATTAATTGGGTGTCGACTTCTAACATGTCTTAGCCGTAATTTCCGATTGGTAGCTGGTACGACGGTCTCTACAGTGTTCGCTGTTTGGTTAGTATCAGTGTTTATTTACGAACCGGAATTTACGGCGACCAGCCAAGTGTTTGTTGAACCGTCCTCATCCGATGCCATCCATGGAGAGGCTTTAGCCTTAGCCGATTATCAAACATTAGAAGCGTATCAAGTTTTAGCAAAAAGCCCAGCTGTCTTATCCCAAGTGTTGGAAAACACCTCCAACTCCTATTCGATGGCTGAACTCCATGACCATATTGCGATCAACCGGCCAGACAATTCTCGGATTCTGAATATTGTCGTGACTGCTGAAAGTAAGAACGAAGCTGCTGCGGTAGCGAATGCCCTCGCCTATAGCCTGCAAGAAGAAGTGAAAACTCTGTTGAAGGTAGACAATGTGAGCATTGTTTTAAAAGCGGGCACCTCGAATGGTGCGCTTGAAGAAAGTAGCAGTTTAAGCGTCCTGCTATCGCTTGCAGCAGTGGCGGGAATGCTTGGTGGTATTCTTCTTAGTTTTGCACTTGAGCTGGTAGGATTTGCGAGAAAATATGCACATTTAGGTCGAAAGAAAGATGCGCAATTACAAACCGTTTTTAAATAA
- a CDS encoding MarR family transcriptional regulator codes for MKAVENNVPNSVRPFSEEKILKECRHYFSSETARTAEIAERFMEYFIRNASSEGVLFKTIKEITYDLNISHQTLTKVLKRLEKEEIIYRRNGIIGLWQE; via the coding sequence GTGAAAGCAGTTGAGAATAACGTTCCCAATAGTGTGCGCCCATTTTCAGAAGAGAAAATCCTGAAGGAATGCCGCCATTATTTTTCATCGGAAACTGCTCGAACAGCAGAAATCGCTGAAAGATTTATGGAATATTTCATTAGAAATGCTTCGTCGGAAGGTGTGCTTTTCAAAACTATTAAAGAAATCACCTACGACTTGAATATCTCTCACCAAACCTTGACTAAGGTTCTGAAAAGGCTTGAAAAAGAGGAGATAATTTATAGAAGAAACGGCATCATCGGATTGTGGCAAGAATAA
- a CDS encoding Zn-dependent hydrolase, with the protein MGNSTLYEDLIRGYDKQLDHSGVSGDRIAKRLHALSEIGYTEPGGVKRPGLSREEKQAKELVKSWMEEAGLTVKEDGAGNVFGTLPGQSEGPAIASGSHVDSVPNGGNFDGPLGVLSALEVAEAWKELGVVPKKPYEVVIFSDEEGSRFNSGLTGSRAMTGNITDMEMKQLRDYDGKDLAQVLESYGSSLEAFHESTRDLSELELFAEVHIEQGKILEQKDQPVGIVSGIAGPAWMEVKFSGQAGHAGNTPMLGRTDSLVAAGEFVSRLPELPRAISETAVATVGKFDVSPNGINVIPEQVVLHVDARDIHQEPRDLLVERIRNLASEVAETHHVTVSLQQNTSILPVPIADELQQELAELLMKQGIDPVRIPSGAGHDAMIVGRHMPVAMLFVRSKDGISHNPKEWSSLSDCVHGVHALKGFIESRMAKA; encoded by the coding sequence ATGGGAAATAGCACATTATACGAAGACTTGATCAGAGGGTACGACAAACAATTAGACCATTCAGGGGTCAGCGGAGACCGGATAGCGAAACGTTTGCATGCGTTATCGGAAATTGGTTATACAGAACCAGGCGGAGTAAAGCGCCCAGGTTTATCCCGTGAAGAAAAACAAGCTAAAGAATTGGTTAAATCCTGGATGGAGGAGGCGGGGCTTACAGTCAAGGAAGACGGTGCTGGCAATGTCTTCGGCACTTTGCCGGGACAGTCAGAGGGGCCTGCTATTGCTTCAGGATCGCATGTCGACAGTGTACCGAACGGTGGAAATTTCGATGGCCCACTTGGCGTTTTGTCTGCGCTCGAAGTGGCAGAAGCGTGGAAGGAACTTGGAGTTGTTCCTAAAAAACCATATGAAGTAGTGATTTTCTCCGATGAGGAAGGTTCAAGATTCAATAGCGGGCTGACGGGGAGCCGGGCGATGACAGGAAATATAACCGATATGGAAATGAAGCAGTTGCGGGATTATGATGGCAAAGACCTGGCGCAAGTTCTTGAATCTTATGGCAGTTCGTTAGAGGCGTTTCACGAGTCGACCAGAGATTTATCAGAACTGGAATTATTTGCAGAGGTGCACATCGAACAAGGAAAAATATTGGAACAAAAGGATCAGCCGGTCGGAATCGTTAGTGGCATCGCCGGCCCTGCCTGGATGGAAGTGAAATTTTCTGGACAGGCGGGACATGCAGGCAACACGCCCATGCTTGGTAGAACGGATAGTTTAGTGGCCGCGGGTGAATTTGTTAGCCGCTTGCCTGAGCTTCCGCGAGCCATTAGTGAAACGGCTGTCGCAACAGTCGGCAAATTCGATGTATCTCCGAATGGCATCAATGTTATACCGGAGCAAGTCGTCCTGCATGTCGATGCGCGAGACATCCATCAAGAACCGCGGGATTTGCTTGTAGAACGCATTCGAAATTTAGCGAGTGAAGTAGCCGAAACACATCATGTTACGGTTTCACTGCAACAAAACACTAGTATTCTACCTGTTCCAATTGCAGACGAACTGCAGCAAGAACTGGCAGAATTATTGATGAAGCAAGGAATTGACCCTGTACGAATTCCGAGCGGGGCAGGTCATGATGCTATGATCGTTGGGCGCCATATGCCAGTTGCCATGCTATTTGTCCGCAGCAAAGACGGCATTAGCCACAACCCGAAAGAGTGGTCGTCGCTATCGGATTGTGTTCACGGGGTACATGCTTTAAAAGGCTTTATTGAATCGAGAATGGCAAAAGCATAA
- a CDS encoding amidohydrolase, translating to MILEALKKEIANHSGELVDIRRQLHSEPELSWEEYRTTEYVYNYLSELGIECRKTEPTGVIGELAGAKPGKTVALRADMDALSVEELNGDLPYRSKEQGKMHACGHDAHTAMLLIAAKALVAVKEQLSGTVRFLFQPAEEVATGAREMVKQGAMEGVDNVFGMHIWSQSPTGKVSCIPGPSFASADIFNIRFTGRGGHGAMPQACVDASIMASSFVMNVQSIVSRTIDPQQPAVVTVGKMTVGTRFNVIAENAVIEGTVRCFDPEVRGHIEKQLEVYAKNTAELYGGTFKVEYIRGTQAVINEQESAHLARAVAAEAFGEDVLYREEPTMGGEDFSFFLDEAPGCFALVGAGNPEKDTQWAHHHGRFNIDEEALSVGAELYAQYAYSYLNKNQTN from the coding sequence ATGATTCTTGAAGCACTTAAAAAAGAAATCGCAAATCACAGCGGAGAATTGGTAGACATCAGGAGACAGTTGCATAGCGAGCCGGAGTTGTCTTGGGAAGAATATCGGACAACCGAATACGTTTATAATTATTTGTCTGAACTAGGCATCGAATGCCGTAAAACCGAACCTACAGGCGTCATCGGAGAATTGGCGGGTGCCAAGCCAGGCAAGACCGTAGCGCTAAGGGCGGATATGGACGCATTATCTGTCGAAGAGCTAAATGGAGATTTGCCTTATCGTTCGAAAGAACAAGGAAAAATGCATGCATGTGGGCATGATGCCCATACAGCGATGTTACTGATTGCTGCCAAAGCACTTGTGGCAGTTAAAGAGCAGTTATCGGGGACGGTCAGGTTCTTGTTTCAGCCGGCAGAAGAAGTGGCGACTGGAGCACGTGAAATGGTCAAGCAAGGGGCGATGGAAGGTGTAGATAATGTCTTTGGCATGCATATTTGGTCACAGAGCCCAACCGGCAAAGTATCGTGCATTCCTGGCCCCTCTTTTGCCTCAGCAGATATTTTTAACATTCGCTTCACTGGGCGTGGTGGACATGGTGCGATGCCGCAAGCCTGTGTAGATGCATCAATTATGGCTTCGTCGTTTGTTATGAACGTCCAGTCCATCGTCTCGAGAACCATTGACCCACAACAGCCAGCCGTCGTCACGGTCGGCAAAATGACAGTCGGAACCCGTTTTAACGTCATTGCAGAAAACGCAGTGATCGAAGGAACCGTCCGCTGTTTTGATCCGGAAGTGCGCGGCCACATCGAAAAGCAGCTCGAAGTGTATGCGAAAAACACAGCTGAGTTATACGGTGGAACTTTTAAAGTAGAATACATACGCGGCACACAAGCCGTTATCAACGAACAAGAAAGTGCGCATTTGGCACGAGCTGTAGCAGCGGAAGCGTTTGGGGAAGATGTTTTATACAGAGAAGAGCCGACGATGGGCGGCGAAGATTTCTCGTTCTTCTTGGACGAAGCGCCAGGTTGCTTCGCGTTAGTGGGAGCAGGAAATCCAGAAAAAGATACACAATGGGCACATCACCATGGACGGTTCAATATCGATGAAGAGGCATTATCGGTCGGGGCAGAATTATATGCACAATATGCTTATAGCTATTTGAACAAAAACCAAACAAATTGA
- a CDS encoding NAD-dependent succinate-semialdehyde dehydrogenase, whose translation MNGKHYINGEWTDKGNDVIEVMNPATGEQVGSVPNGGEAEATEAVEAAAAAFPSWSKTTAYERAEILMRWHDLLLEHKEEVGEILTKEMGKPLKEAIGEVEYSASFISWFAEESKRVYGRTIPASKDGKRIQINKQPVGVVTSITPWNFPAAMMARKMAPALAAGCTFVSKPAKMTPLTAVRMFELAEQAGFPKGVINLVTGSASQIGKVFTSHPSVRKLTFTGSTEIGKELMKQGAEVMLNLSLELGGHAPIIVLDDADLDKAVEGVMASKFRNAGQTCVCGNRIYVQEGIVDEFSEKLKQAASQLKVGNGLDDGVDIGPLVDKDGYEKVERHVKDAIDKGAKVLVGGDGKTENDAYFYNPTVLINAKDDMLVMNEETFGPVAPIMSFKTDEEAVQLANDTRFGLASYFFTESMSRGTFIAENLEYGIVGWNDGLPSTAQAPFGGMKESGVGREGGQEGLDAFLETKYISIKL comes from the coding sequence ATGAATGGCAAACATTATATAAATGGCGAATGGACAGATAAAGGAAACGATGTAATCGAAGTCATGAACCCGGCGACCGGTGAACAAGTGGGTAGCGTCCCCAATGGCGGTGAAGCGGAAGCGACTGAAGCCGTAGAAGCCGCGGCGGCCGCTTTCCCATCGTGGTCAAAGACTACTGCTTACGAACGGGCAGAAATATTGATGAGATGGCACGATCTCCTATTGGAACACAAAGAAGAAGTCGGGGAAATCCTCACCAAAGAAATGGGCAAACCGCTGAAAGAGGCAATCGGCGAAGTAGAATATTCCGCTTCTTTCATCTCCTGGTTTGCGGAAGAAAGCAAACGTGTATATGGCCGGACCATCCCTGCTAGTAAAGACGGCAAACGGATCCAAATCAATAAGCAGCCGGTTGGCGTAGTGACTTCCATCACGCCGTGGAATTTCCCTGCGGCCATGATGGCACGGAAAATGGCACCCGCACTTGCTGCTGGATGCACCTTCGTCTCAAAACCAGCGAAAATGACGCCACTTACAGCCGTTCGCATGTTCGAACTCGCAGAACAAGCCGGATTCCCTAAAGGCGTCATCAATTTGGTGACCGGCAGTGCCTCGCAAATTGGCAAAGTGTTCACCAGTCATCCATCAGTCCGCAAGCTAACCTTCACCGGTTCCACTGAAATCGGAAAAGAATTGATGAAGCAAGGGGCCGAAGTGATGTTGAACTTGTCCTTAGAGCTGGGTGGGCACGCGCCGATTATCGTCCTTGATGATGCGGACCTTGATAAAGCAGTCGAAGGTGTCATGGCTTCAAAATTCCGTAACGCTGGGCAGACTTGCGTGTGTGGCAACCGTATTTATGTACAAGAAGGAATAGTCGATGAGTTTTCTGAGAAACTCAAACAAGCAGCCAGCCAATTAAAAGTCGGAAATGGCTTGGATGATGGAGTGGACATTGGCCCGCTCGTCGATAAAGATGGCTATGAAAAAGTAGAGCGCCATGTAAAAGACGCTATCGATAAAGGCGCAAAAGTGCTAGTCGGCGGCGATGGCAAGACAGAAAATGACGCTTATTTCTATAACCCAACCGTCCTCATTAATGCCAAGGACGATATGTTGGTCATGAACGAAGAAACCTTTGGGCCAGTTGCGCCGATTATGAGCTTTAAAACCGATGAGGAAGCGGTACAGCTTGCGAACGACACACGCTTTGGACTTGCTTCCTACTTTTTCACTGAAAGCATGTCGCGCGGCACATTCATTGCAGAAAACCTGGAATATGGCATCGTCGGCTGGAATGACGGCCTCCCTTCCACTGCACAAGCCCCATTTGGCGGGATGAAAGAAAGCGGCGTTGGCAGAGAAGGCGGACAGGAAGGCTTGGATGCATTCCTCGAAACCAAATACATTTCCATCAAACTATAA
- the thrB gene encoding homoserine kinase — protein sequence MSGKEFSIAVPASTANLGPGFDSIGLALDLHLNIHVSPADSWQLDYKTPEYAHLSGVEGNLILQAAERTAAAYGKKLPPAKLEIETDIPLGRGLGSSASAIAAGIELANRLLDLNMSDQQKVKIGTDMEGHPDNISASLLGGLTISYFDEEQIETVHVEQVDIGVVLLIPQEIFLTEESRNLLPEQLQYAESVRGSAAANVLSAAMVSGDWEKAGKLMSKDIFHQPYRQNRFPDFDKIGEACRKLGAYGYAISGAGPSLFIPVRPGDEQHIAKALGEQFPHYEGIAMKTACEGTKSCETVA from the coding sequence ATGAGTGGAAAAGAATTCTCGATAGCGGTGCCGGCCTCCACTGCCAACTTGGGCCCCGGATTCGATTCCATCGGGCTTGCCTTAGACCTTCATTTGAATATTCACGTGTCGCCTGCCGATTCGTGGCAGCTCGATTATAAAACACCGGAATACGCCCATCTGTCCGGTGTTGAAGGGAATTTAATCCTGCAGGCAGCTGAACGCACGGCTGCTGCTTACGGGAAAAAATTACCGCCAGCTAAACTGGAAATCGAGACGGATATCCCGCTCGGGCGTGGGCTTGGCAGCAGCGCTTCAGCTATCGCAGCAGGGATTGAATTGGCAAATCGCTTGCTTGATTTGAATATGTCGGATCAGCAAAAAGTGAAAATTGGAACTGATATGGAAGGCCATCCGGATAATATTTCCGCTTCACTGCTCGGGGGCTTAACGATTTCCTATTTTGATGAAGAGCAGATCGAGACCGTACACGTCGAACAAGTCGATATTGGTGTCGTGTTATTGATCCCACAAGAGATTTTCTTGACAGAAGAGTCTAGGAACCTCTTGCCTGAACAACTCCAGTATGCTGAAAGTGTTAGGGGAAGTGCTGCTGCCAATGTACTTTCTGCAGCAATGGTGAGCGGTGATTGGGAGAAAGCCGGCAAGCTCATGAGCAAAGATATTTTCCATCAGCCCTACCGACAAAATCGGTTCCCAGATTTCGACAAAATCGGTGAAGCGTGCCGTAAGCTGGGTGCTTATGGATATGCAATCAGCGGAGCGGGGCCATCTCTTTTCATTCCGGTTCGCCCTGGCGATGAACAGCACATCGCAAAGGCACTCGGCGAGCAATTTCCACATTATGAAGGCATAGCGATGAAAACGGCATGCGAAGGAACCAAATCGTGTGAAACAGTTGCATAA
- the thrC gene encoding threonine synthase, with protein sequence MRWPGLIEQYKEWLPVTEATPQLTLQEGNTPLIHLEKLSADWGIEVYAKIEGANPTGSFKDRGMVMAVAKAKEEGKSVLVCASTGNTSASAAAYGARAGMRTIVVIPEGRIALGKLAQAKMYGAEILEIKGNFDEALEMVREIGKSPGIALVNSVNPYRLEGQKTIAFEVIEQLGKVPDLFALPVGNAGNISAAWKGFTEYAERTGEKRPELLGVQAEGASPIVQNKVVEQPETIATAIRIGNPASWQLALNALDESQGTILSRSDDKILEAYQLLAKTEGVFAEPASCASIAGLKKQVEDGQIKKGSTVVCVLTGNGLKDPATAIEVSKQDGMLEAANMEQFWEELKKEVKV encoded by the coding sequence ATGAGATGGCCTGGACTGATCGAACAATACAAAGAATGGCTGCCGGTGACGGAAGCTACGCCTCAACTAACATTGCAAGAAGGCAATACCCCCCTGATTCATCTCGAAAAGCTGTCCGCTGATTGGGGAATTGAAGTCTACGCCAAAATTGAAGGCGCCAATCCGACCGGTTCTTTTAAAGACCGGGGCATGGTCATGGCGGTCGCGAAAGCGAAAGAAGAAGGCAAGAGCGTCCTCGTTTGTGCATCTACAGGAAACACGTCGGCTTCGGCGGCTGCATACGGCGCACGAGCGGGCATGCGGACAATTGTCGTCATTCCGGAAGGCCGCATCGCACTTGGTAAATTGGCACAAGCAAAAATGTACGGTGCAGAAATTTTGGAGATCAAAGGCAATTTTGACGAAGCACTGGAAATGGTCCGTGAAATCGGCAAATCACCAGGCATCGCTCTCGTCAATTCAGTCAATCCTTACCGTCTCGAAGGACAGAAAACCATTGCTTTCGAAGTGATCGAGCAGCTTGGGAAAGTACCGGATTTGTTCGCGCTTCCTGTCGGCAATGCCGGTAATATTTCAGCTGCGTGGAAAGGCTTTACTGAATATGCGGAACGCACTGGCGAAAAACGCCCTGAATTGCTCGGCGTCCAAGCGGAAGGCGCCTCGCCGATCGTCCAGAATAAAGTGGTGGAACAACCGGAAACTATCGCGACAGCCATTCGTATCGGCAATCCGGCAAGCTGGCAACTAGCTCTTAATGCACTCGATGAATCGCAAGGCACCATTCTCTCGAGAAGCGATGATAAAATCCTCGAAGCCTATCAGCTGCTTGCCAAAACAGAAGGCGTCTTTGCGGAACCGGCATCGTGCGCATCGATTGCTGGCCTGAAAAAACAAGTGGAAGATGGGCAAATCAAAAAAGGATCGACCGTTGTTTGTGTACTGACAGGCAATGGCTTAAAAGATCCGGCGACAGCCATCGAAGTCAGCAAACAAGACGGCATGCTCGAAGCCGCCAACATGGAACAGTTTTGGGAGGAGTTAAAAAAGGAGGTCAAAGTATGA